CATAAAGCTCCAAAGGAGTTTATAAAGCTTCGTTTTTCAAATGGAAGAGAGATAACAGTAACTCCTGAGCATCCAATAATGGTATGGGAAGATGGGGGGATAAAGGAAAAACCAGCAGAGAATATAGAGAGAGATGACATTGTTGTAGGTGTGGTGGGCTATACATTTGAGGGTTCTTCAGAAGGTGGCAAGGACCTGGCATTGTCACTTTTCAGTGAGAAGAATCCATTTAGATTTAAAAAAGATATACAAATACCGGAAAGAGTATTCACACTAAAAGAAGAGGAATTAGAAGAGTTCGTTAGGGTGATATGGGAACGTAGGAAATGTAAACTCAATGGACGGGAATGTATGAGGATACCCACGCGAAAAATGGCCGAAGATCTTCAAGATATATTGTATATCCTTGGAGTGCCTACTAAATTGAGGGAAATAAGGCCTGCTTATTCTTTAATTCCATGCACAACCAGGGGTATTAGACGGTTATCCGAAATACTTGGAGAGGAGGTTGTAAGTGATGAAACCGAGTATTTCCCAGGAGATATAATAAGGGAACTTATAAAATCTGCAAGGCTAATTGGAGTAAGGGTATCAATTAATGAGAGGAATAAACTCATAAGGAACATAACAAAAAGAGAGCATGTTGAAAGTCTTTTGAAAAGAGTTGAGGAAAAGATAGAGGATCTTCAAAAGTTATTGAAAACTAACCCTGTGGAGACATTAGAGGTTCTTCCTCAGTCATACGTGTATTGGAGATATAGGATAAGTAAGAATAAATTGAGACGGCTTGTAATAAAAAATGACTCATGGGCATTGAGAATACTAAGTAGTGAGATAGAAAAGAGAGTAGAGGAAGTTAGGAACATCGTAATGAAAGTTAAGGAACTCATGGAAAGAAATATTCTCTTCCTTAAGGTTATTAAAGTGGAAAGAGTTCCAAACACTGACTCAGAATGGGTATATGACGTTACTGTTGAACCATACCATCTTTTTGTTTCTCATGGGTTGGTGCTTCACAATACAGTTAGTATCTCAAAAGCAGGGATCACGGCGACTCTAAATGCAAGAACGACTGTTATAGCAGCCGCAAATCCAAAATATGGAAGATTTAATAGGATGAAGTCTCTTCCAGAACAGCTTGATCTTCCTCCTACGTTGCTAAGTAGATTTGACCTTATTTTCGTACTCCTAGATGAACCGGATGAGAAATTTGATTCTGAGATAGCAGAGCATATTCTTAAGGTTAGGAAGGGAGAAGCAGAATTAGTTGCTCCCAAAGTCCCTTATGATCTTTTGAAGAAATATATTGCATATGCGAGGAAAAATGTTCAGCCGATTCTTAGCAAAGAAGCTATGGAGGAAATAAAACGCTACTATGTAAAAATGAGAAGAACGATAGGTAGGGGATCTGAGAGCGAGGGTATTAAGCCTATACCCATTACGGCCAGACAACTTGAGGCCCTTATAAGACTTAGTGAAGCGCATGCTCGCATGAGATTGAGTGAAGTGGTTACAAAAGAAGATGCAAAAGCAGCTATAGAGCTTGTGGAGTATACTCTGAGGAGAACTGCAATGGATGAGGAGGGCAACATTGATGTTAGCATTCTAGAAGTTGGGAAGTCTTCAAGAAAGATTAACAAAATGGATAGGGTACTAAGCATAATAAAAGAGCTCCAAGACTTTGAAGATTATGGTGCACCAAGAGATGAAGTGATAAAAGAAGCTAGCAGGCAGGGGATAAGTAGAACGGAGACTGAGAAAATAATAGAGGAACTTAAGGCAAATTCAATGATATATGAACCAAGATCCGGGTATTACAAGGTTTTGTGAAAAAGTTAATAAAGCAAGTTCAGAAAGTATAGCAGGGTGAGGAAAAAATGGAACATGATTATCACGATTATGAAAAACTATTGGAGAAGGCGTATGAGGAACTTCCTGAGAACGTGAAACATCATGAATCTAGATTTGAAGTTCCTGCTGCAGTTGTCACTATAGAGGGTAACAAAACTCTGATAGAAAACTTTAGAGACATTGCTGAGGCCATGAACAGAGACCCAAACCACTTACTTAAATTTGTCTTGAGAGAAGTTGCTACTGCTGGAGTTTTGGAGGGAAGAAGAGCAGTACTTCAAGGCCGTTTTACTCCTTACATGATAGCCAACAAGCTGAAGAAGTATCTTAAAGACTATGTTATCTGCCCCGTTTGTGGCTCACCTGATACAAAGATCACCAAAAGGGATCGCTATCACTTCTTGAAGTGTGAAGCTTGTGGTGCGGAAACTCCAATAGCACATCTCTAAATTTTGTTTTATCTTTTCTTTGATCACATGTATTCTTTTGGACATTTTATGGCTATGAAAACCCTTTTAAAGGGCTTTACAAACTACAAAGTAGTTAACCAATGGTTATGGGGGCAGTCTTATGAGCATGGAAGAGAAGGTTAATGAGTTACATAAAAAGAAGGAGAAGATTCTGGAAATGGGTGGAGAAGCTAGAGTTCAAAAGCAACATGAGAAAGGCAAACTCACGGCAAGAGAGAGAATTGAGAAGCTTCTTGATCCAGGGAGTTTTGTTGAAATTGGCATGTTTGTGAAACACAGAAACACGGAATTTGGTCTTGATAAGATGGAGCTTCCAGCTGATGGTGTTATAACAGGTTATGGTACAATTGATGGAAGATTAGTGTTCGTTTTTGCTCAAGATTTTACAGTAATGGGCGGTAGTTTGGGGGAGATGCATGCTGCTAAGATAAAGCGTGTCATGGAATTGGCTTTAGAAGCCGGTGCCCCAATAATAGGCCTCAACGATTCCGGGGGAGCAAGGATCCAAGAGGGAGTGGACGCCCTTAAAGGATATGGTGAGATCTTCAAGATGAATACAATTTTAAGTGGTGTCGTTCCCCAAATAACTGCTATTATGGGTCCATGTGCTGGTGGAGCAGTTTATAGCCCAGCGATTGGCGATTTTATCCTCATGGTTGACAATCCCTCGAGTTTCATGTTTATCACAGGTCCACAA
This region of Thermococcus sp. MV5 genomic DNA includes:
- a CDS encoding translation initiation factor IF-2 subunit beta; the protein is MEHDYHDYEKLLEKAYEELPENVKHHESRFEVPAAVVTIEGNKTLIENFRDIAEAMNRDPNHLLKFVLREVATAGVLEGRRAVLQGRFTPYMIANKLKKYLKDYVICPVCGSPDTKITKRDRYHFLKCEACGAETPIAHL